From the Natranaeroarchaeum aerophilus genome, one window contains:
- a CDS encoding transcriptional regulator: protein MDVEEYAWVKASDYRESILLALDDKPRTPKELSEMTDYYLSHVSNVLSDLEDHGMAECITPDRKKGRLWNSTEKGENIIEDLKK, encoded by the coding sequence ATGGACGTTGAAGAGTACGCCTGGGTGAAAGCTAGCGACTACCGAGAGAGTATTCTACTTGCACTGGATGACAAACCTCGAACCCCGAAAGAACTGTCCGAGATGACGGATTACTACCTCAGCCACGTTAGCAATGTCCTATCTGACCTCGAAGATCATGGTATGGCTGAATGCATAACGCCAGATAGAAAGAAAGGACGTCTATGGAATTCCACTGAAAAAGGCGAGAACATCATTGAGGATCTGAAAAAGTGA